Proteins encoded together in one Staphylococcus aureus window:
- a CDS encoding LysR family transcriptional regulator, with the protein MIKLNFNDLEIFITVCEEASINKAAIKLRYAQSNISQRISKLENELGVVLLFRNQKGAKATKAGEEFLAYSKKVLRDTETIKNKMKNNTMSILCSELLFNYLSESEEIMMSNNSINFISSGNIRKAIEKNNYDKVISFIKINDSNYRLSNVDTMKVTLYSNGSNYDKEALLINKDEFCPLRKITLDNKLDSQRVMEIDSLAAIINLVKQGKGKALLPMTFENKRDIVQDISKIFEVNYYTYNHIMHH; encoded by the coding sequence GTGATTAAATTGAACTTTAATGATTTGGAAATTTTTATAACTGTATGTGAAGAAGCATCTATCAATAAAGCTGCAATTAAACTTAGATATGCACAATCTAATATATCTCAAAGAATTAGCAAGCTTGAAAATGAATTAGGTGTAGTTTTGCTTTTTAGAAATCAAAAAGGTGCTAAGGCAACTAAAGCAGGCGAAGAATTCTTAGCGTATAGCAAAAAAGTATTAAGAGATACAGAGACTATAAAAAATAAAATGAAAAATAATACTATGTCTATTTTATGCTCAGAACTGTTATTTAATTATTTATCTGAGAGCGAAGAAATTATGATGTCGAATAACTCAATTAATTTTATTTCTAGTGGAAATATTAGAAAAGCTATAGAAAAAAATAATTATGATAAGGTTATTTCATTCATAAAAATTAACGACTCAAATTATAGACTTAGTAATGTTGATACTATGAAAGTAACGCTTTACAGTAATGGAAGTAATTATGATAAAGAGGCTTTACTAATAAATAAAGATGAGTTTTGTCCTTTAAGGAAAATAACTTTAGATAATAAGCTTGATTCACAACGGGTAATGGAAATTGATTCATTGGCAGCAATAATAAACTTAGTTAAACAAGGAAAAGGAAAGGCTTTATTACCTATGACTTTTGAGAATAAAAGAGATATAGTACAGGACATTTCTAAGATATTTGAAGTTAACTACTATACTTATAATCATATTATGCATCATTAA